In Streptomyces sp. NBC_00569, a single genomic region encodes these proteins:
- a CDS encoding alpha-ketoacid dehydrogenase subunit beta has translation MTVTAGAAPARNAGRGKATRTTLGRALNEGLRQAMRDDDRVVLLGEDIASLGGVFRVTDGLAAEFGDRVVDTPLAESGIIGTAIGLALRGYRPVCEIQFDGFVYPAFDQIVSQLAKMRARSRGLLSLPVTIRIPVGGGIGAVEHHSESNEAYFCHTAGLRVVACSHPQDAHDMLRAAIACDDPVIFYEPKRRYWDKAEVDLGRPVDSDTLERAHVLREGTDVTVVAYGPTVALALNAAEVAASEGRSLEVLDLRSLSPLDTTELCRSAAKTGRVVVVHEAPVNVGLGAEIAATVMRHCFYDLRAPVERVGGYNIPYPPARAEDDYLPDLDRVLDAVDRVSAP, from the coding sequence GTGACCGTCACCGCTGGGGCCGCCCCTGCCAGGAACGCCGGCCGCGGCAAGGCCACCAGGACCACGCTCGGACGCGCACTGAACGAGGGCCTGCGGCAGGCGATGCGCGACGACGATCGAGTGGTACTGCTCGGCGAGGACATCGCATCCCTGGGCGGGGTGTTCCGGGTGACCGACGGCCTGGCCGCCGAGTTCGGAGACCGCGTCGTGGACACCCCGCTGGCCGAATCGGGGATCATCGGAACGGCGATCGGCCTGGCGCTGCGGGGCTACCGACCGGTGTGCGAGATCCAGTTCGACGGATTCGTCTACCCCGCCTTCGACCAGATCGTCAGCCAACTGGCGAAGATGCGGGCGCGGTCCCGCGGGCTCCTGAGCCTTCCCGTCACCATCCGGATTCCGGTGGGCGGCGGGATCGGAGCGGTCGAGCACCACAGCGAGTCGAACGAGGCGTACTTCTGCCACACGGCCGGCCTGCGCGTCGTCGCGTGCTCCCACCCGCAGGACGCGCACGACATGCTGCGCGCCGCGATCGCCTGCGACGATCCCGTCATCTTCTACGAGCCCAAGCGCCGGTACTGGGACAAGGCCGAGGTCGACCTCGGCCGTCCCGTGGACAGTGACACGCTGGAGCGCGCCCACGTTCTGCGCGAGGGCACCGATGTCACCGTGGTCGCCTACGGGCCCACGGTCGCGCTCGCACTCAACGCGGCCGAGGTCGCCGCCTCCGAAGGCCGCTCGCTGGAAGTACTGGACCTCCGCTCGTTGTCACCGCTGGACACCACCGAACTGTGCCGCTCGGCAGCGAAGACGGGACGCGTCGTGGTCGTCCACGAGGCACCCGTCAACGTAGGCCTGGGCGCGGAGATCGCCGCGACGGTCATGCGGCACTGCTTCTACGACCTCCGCGCCCCCGTAGAACGGGTCGGTGGCTACAACATCCCCTATCCGCCGGCCCGCGCCGAGGACGACTACCTGCCCGATCTCGATCGAGTTCTCGACGCCGTTGACCGAGTGTCCGCTCCGTGA
- a CDS encoding dihydrolipoamide acetyltransferase family protein produces the protein MLVTKHFRLPDVGEGLTEAEILDWRVGPGDRVGVNDIIVEIETAKAAVELPSPYTGTVTEVLCAEGEEVAVGAPIIAIAVEDDGGRQAEPEPGGTAHQPAESPEEDEPASVPAREPVLVGYGPAHAQTERRPRKTKPEPPAVAPSTQTFLATPPVRKLARDLGVDLHQVTATGPSGRITREDIHHAVEQRATAPNTPDVPREDVMRTPIRGVRKHVAEAMVESAFTAPHATEWVTVDVTRSLRLLERARADKAFTGVRLTPLCLVIKAALTAIARHPEINAKWDAAGGEIVQYSDINLGIAAATPRGLIVPNIAAAQRLSLREIALALTDLIDQARAGRTPPERMRNGTFTITNIGVFGIDGGTPILNPGEAAILCFGQVRRTPWEHKGRVRLRDTTTLAMSFDHRLVDGELGSLVLRDIARFLERPDLMVLHH, from the coding sequence ATGCTCGTGACCAAGCACTTCCGTCTCCCCGATGTCGGCGAGGGACTCACCGAGGCAGAGATCCTCGACTGGCGCGTGGGACCAGGCGACCGGGTCGGCGTCAACGACATCATCGTGGAGATCGAGACGGCGAAGGCGGCGGTGGAACTGCCCAGCCCGTACACCGGGACCGTCACCGAAGTTCTCTGCGCCGAAGGTGAGGAAGTGGCCGTCGGCGCGCCGATCATCGCGATCGCGGTCGAGGACGACGGCGGCCGGCAGGCGGAACCCGAACCCGGCGGCACGGCCCACCAGCCGGCCGAGTCACCGGAGGAGGACGAGCCTGCATCCGTCCCCGCCCGTGAGCCCGTCCTCGTCGGCTACGGGCCGGCGCACGCGCAGACTGAGCGACGCCCGCGAAAGACGAAGCCCGAGCCCCCGGCCGTCGCACCTTCCACGCAGACGTTCCTCGCCACCCCGCCGGTGCGCAAGCTCGCCCGTGACCTCGGGGTCGACCTCCACCAGGTGACTGCCACAGGCCCGTCGGGACGCATCACACGCGAGGACATCCACCACGCCGTCGAGCAGCGGGCCACCGCGCCGAACACCCCCGACGTCCCCCGCGAGGACGTGATGCGCACACCGATTCGCGGAGTGCGCAAGCACGTCGCGGAGGCCATGGTCGAGAGCGCCTTCACCGCTCCGCACGCCACGGAGTGGGTCACGGTGGACGTGACGCGGTCCCTCAGGCTGCTGGAACGGGCGCGCGCTGACAAGGCGTTCACCGGTGTGCGCCTGACACCGCTGTGCCTCGTCATCAAGGCGGCATTGACCGCGATCGCGCGGCATCCCGAGATCAACGCGAAGTGGGACGCCGCGGGCGGTGAGATCGTCCAGTACTCCGACATCAATCTGGGCATCGCCGCGGCGACACCGAGAGGGCTCATCGTCCCCAACATCGCCGCGGCCCAGCGGCTGTCGCTGCGGGAGATCGCCCTGGCGCTCACCGACCTCATCGATCAGGCCCGCGCCGGCCGGACGCCGCCGGAGCGGATGAGGAACGGGACATTCACGATCACCAACATCGGTGTGTTCGGCATCGACGGCGGGACACCGATCCTCAACCCGGGTGAAGCGGCGATCCTCTGCTTCGGCCAGGTGCGGCGCACGCCGTGGGAGCACAAGGGACGTGTACGGCTGCGCGACACCACGACCCTGGCCATGTCGTTCGACCACCGCCTCGTCGACGGCGAGCTCGGTTCACTCGTCCTGCGCGACATCGCCCGGTTCCTGGAGCGGCCGGACCTGATGGTGCTCCATCACTGA
- a CDS encoding NAD(P)H-binding protein — protein sequence MRVVIFGASGMVGQGVLRACLLDDSVTDILLVVRKPLNKIHPKIREVVHADFTDFSAIEDEVKGLDACFYCLGVSAAGCSEADYTRITHDYTLAAARAVGADNPTLTFIYVSGEGTDSTERGRAMWARVKGRTENALLAMDFHAYMFRPGYIQPRHGAVSQTGSYRVLYRLTAWLYPILRRLVPRYTTTTEHLGQAMIAVARQKGEGSHVLNSDDINRLGTPSPQPAAAG from the coding sequence ATGCGTGTGGTCATCTTCGGCGCCTCCGGCATGGTCGGGCAGGGCGTCCTGCGCGCCTGTCTCCTGGACGACAGCGTCACCGACATCCTGTTGGTCGTCCGTAAGCCCCTGAACAAGATCCACCCGAAGATCCGTGAAGTCGTGCACGCGGACTTCACGGACTTCTCAGCGATCGAGGACGAGGTGAAGGGACTGGACGCCTGCTTCTACTGTCTGGGCGTCTCGGCGGCAGGGTGCAGCGAAGCCGACTACACCCGCATCACGCACGACTACACGCTCGCCGCCGCCCGCGCGGTCGGCGCAGACAACCCCACCCTGACCTTCATCTACGTCTCGGGCGAGGGTACCGACAGCACAGAGCGGGGCCGCGCGATGTGGGCGCGTGTCAAAGGCCGTACGGAGAACGCCCTGTTGGCAATGGACTTCCACGCCTACATGTTCCGCCCCGGCTACATCCAGCCCCGGCACGGAGCCGTCTCGCAGACGGGCAGTTACCGGGTGCTGTACCGGCTCACGGCGTGGCTCTACCCGATCCTGCGCCGCCTCGTGCCGCGTTACACCACGACGACCGAGCACCTCGGGCAGGCGATGATCGCCGTCGCCAGGCAGAAGGGCGAAGGGTCGCACGTACTCAACAGTGACGACATCAATCGGCTTGGCACACCCTCACCCCAGCCTGCCGCCGCAGGGTGA
- a CDS encoding TetR/AcrR family transcriptional regulator — MTTFQRARSEEQREVRRQAILDTTAAMLDEMPVTAVALNELSRRVGLAKSNVLRYFESREAILLELLDQAWQQWNADLPEQLDAAVDAAAPVVRRGEQFAGVITRTLADRRILCDLLSAQAGVLEHNVSPEVAARYKKAALSSVAGLAALARVHLPELGERAEQLCGQMIMAAGAVWTHARPSAAMLSAYEDDPSLAVHRMEFAPSLHEILATLVAGTLARAQS, encoded by the coding sequence ATGACGACTTTCCAGCGCGCGCGCAGCGAGGAGCAGCGCGAGGTGCGCCGCCAGGCGATCCTGGACACCACGGCCGCGATGCTCGACGAGATGCCCGTGACCGCGGTCGCTCTCAACGAGCTGAGCCGCCGGGTCGGCCTCGCCAAGTCGAACGTGCTGCGCTACTTCGAGTCGCGCGAAGCGATTCTGCTGGAGCTCCTCGACCAGGCGTGGCAGCAGTGGAACGCCGACCTGCCCGAGCAGCTGGACGCCGCCGTCGACGCCGCCGCACCGGTGGTCCGGCGCGGCGAGCAGTTCGCCGGCGTCATCACCCGCACCCTCGCGGACCGGCGGATCCTGTGCGACCTTCTCAGCGCGCAAGCCGGCGTACTGGAACACAACGTCTCACCCGAAGTCGCCGCTCGCTACAAGAAGGCCGCGCTCTCCAGCGTCGCCGGCCTCGCCGCCCTGGCCCGCGTCCACCTGCCCGAACTCGGCGAGCGTGCCGAGCAGTTGTGCGGACAGATGATCATGGCTGCTGGGGCAGTATGGACACACGCCCGCCCGTCAGCCGCCATGCTCTCCGCCTACGAGGACGACCCCTCCCTGGCCGTGCACCGGATGGAATTCGCGCCCTCCCTGCACGAAATCCTGGCCACCCTCGTCGCCGGCACCCTGGCTCGCGCGCAATCCTGA
- a CDS encoding aldehyde dehydrogenase — MAPAGSEIIEVHSPHDQSLVGTVPHATAADVDAAVAAAREAFDNGPWPRLTPEERQATVTRFQELYNNRSAEMAALITAENGSPIAVTTGLNVHGLSEQTAAYLRAAASLQWEQQLASGALLRREAVGVVAAVIPWNAPHQSALAKMVPALLAGATVVLKASPETAIDALALAEVFAEAGFPEGVISVLPAGRETSEYLVAHPGVDKIAFTGSTAAGRQIASLAGEQLKRVSLELGGKSAAIILEDADVTAVAEGLKYHSLGNNAENCQAHTRILVPRSRYEEVVDAVRTMMESLTVGDPSDPATFIGPMVRADQQERVRSYIELGIAEGARLVTGGPQVPEGLEGGFYVSPTLFADVDNSMRIAREEIFGPVLVVIPFDDEDDAVRIANDSDYGLGGGVWSADRERALAVARRVRTGLMLVNGAMPAFDGPFGGFKASGTGREFGAVGLGQYIEYKTIAV, encoded by the coding sequence GTGGCCCCGGCCGGTTCCGAGATCATCGAGGTCCATTCCCCGCACGACCAGTCGCTCGTCGGTACGGTGCCGCACGCGACCGCGGCGGACGTGGACGCGGCGGTGGCCGCCGCCCGCGAGGCGTTCGACAACGGCCCGTGGCCACGGCTGACGCCCGAGGAGCGGCAGGCGACGGTCACGCGTTTCCAGGAGCTGTACAACAACCGGTCCGCCGAGATGGCCGCACTGATCACCGCGGAGAACGGTTCGCCGATCGCGGTCACCACGGGCCTGAACGTGCACGGCCTGTCCGAACAGACCGCCGCCTACTTGCGCGCCGCCGCAAGCCTGCAGTGGGAGCAGCAGCTCGCGTCCGGGGCGCTGCTGCGCCGCGAGGCGGTCGGCGTCGTCGCCGCCGTCATCCCCTGGAACGCTCCGCACCAGTCGGCCCTGGCCAAGATGGTTCCCGCGCTGCTCGCCGGCGCCACCGTCGTCCTCAAGGCGTCGCCGGAGACGGCGATCGATGCCCTGGCGCTCGCGGAGGTCTTCGCGGAGGCCGGCTTCCCCGAGGGTGTCATTTCGGTGCTGCCCGCGGGCCGGGAGACCAGCGAGTACCTCGTCGCCCATCCAGGCGTCGACAAGATCGCGTTCACCGGGTCGACGGCGGCCGGCCGCCAGATCGCCTCCCTGGCCGGTGAGCAGCTCAAGCGGGTCAGCCTGGAGCTGGGCGGCAAGTCCGCCGCGATCATCCTGGAGGACGCCGATGTCACCGCGGTCGCCGAGGGCCTGAAGTACCACTCGCTCGGCAACAACGCGGAGAACTGCCAGGCCCACACCCGGATCCTGGTCCCGCGCAGCCGCTACGAAGAGGTCGTCGACGCGGTCAGGACGATGATGGAGTCGCTGACCGTCGGCGACCCGTCCGACCCGGCCACGTTCATCGGCCCCATGGTCCGCGCCGACCAGCAGGAGCGCGTGCGCTCGTACATCGAACTCGGCATCGCCGAGGGCGCGCGCCTGGTGACCGGCGGGCCGCAGGTCCCCGAGGGCCTGGAGGGCGGCTTCTACGTCTCCCCGACCCTCTTCGCCGACGTCGACAACTCGATGCGCATCGCCCGCGAGGAGATATTCGGCCCGGTCCTGGTCGTCATCCCCTTCGACGACGAGGACGACGCGGTCCGCATCGCCAACGACTCCGACTACGGCCTGGGCGGCGGCGTCTGGTCCGCCGACCGTGAACGCGCGCTGGCCGTCGCCCGCCGGGTGCGCACCGGACTGATGCTCGTCAACGGCGCCATGCCTGCCTTCGACGGCCCCTTCGGCGGCTTCAAGGCCAGCGGCACAGGCCGCGAGTTCGGGGCCGTCGGCCTGGGCCAGTACATCGAGTACAAGACCATCGCCGTCTGA
- a CDS encoding GNAT family N-acetyltransferase, translated as MFIRPFAQRDQARLIELTIETFRPFFEGSFRPLVGDAIFTLQHGNWRDDYRKQVAELHNPHRHKYVAVAEIDGAIAGYVGWSVDPARRHGTIAILAIATEHRRDHAGTVVCRHAFDEMKSLGAEMVEIGTGGDTFHAPARALYESLGCIQVPAAVYFRQL; from the coding sequence ATGTTCATTCGCCCCTTCGCTCAGCGTGACCAGGCACGTCTGATCGAGCTGACCATCGAGACGTTCCGGCCGTTCTTCGAGGGTTCCTTCCGCCCTCTCGTGGGCGATGCCATTTTCACTCTCCAGCACGGCAACTGGCGTGACGACTACCGCAAGCAGGTCGCCGAACTCCACAACCCCCACCGGCACAAGTACGTCGCGGTCGCCGAAATCGACGGTGCCATCGCCGGGTACGTGGGGTGGAGCGTCGACCCGGCCCGCAGGCACGGAACCATCGCGATCCTGGCCATCGCAACCGAGCACCGCCGCGACCACGCGGGCACCGTGGTCTGCCGGCACGCATTCGACGAAATGAAATCGCTCGGAGCCGAGATGGTCGAGATCGGCACCGGAGGTGACACCTTCCACGCGCCGGCCAGAGCCCTGTACGAGAGCCTCGGGTGCATCCAAGTCCCGGCCGCCGTCTACTTCCGCCAGCTCTGA
- a CDS encoding response regulator transcription factor, protein MALATCPAPDAGRLTSRERDVLTLIAEGLGNRRIAERRRISPSTAGMHVSHIPAKLGAETRTESATIAPTGED, encoded by the coding sequence ATCGCCCTGGCCACGTGTCCTGCCCCCGACGCGGGCAGGCTCACCTCACGGGAACGCGATGTGCTGACCCTGATCGCCGAGGGATTGGGCAACCGCCGCATCGCCGAACGGCGCCGCATCTCCCCCAGCACAGCAGGCATGCATGTCTCCCACATCCCGGCCAAACTCGGCGCCGAAACCCGCACCGAATCAGCGACCATTGCCCCGACCGGCGAGGACTGA
- a CDS encoding LLM class F420-dependent oxidoreductase, which yields MRVGLHALGIGDGARPEVIRTVATAAETHGFARLWCGEHVVLVDAPASRYPYSADGRIAVPPDADWLDPLLALTFAAAVTSRIEIASGVLLLPEHNPVLVAKQAATLDVLSAGRFTLGVGVGWSAEEFAALGVPFAKRGRRAEEYLAAMRTLWAEDPASFTGEFTRFEAIRVNPKPLRGGRLPVVVGGNSDAALRRAATLADGWYGFNVAAADVPARIAVLADECARHGRPFDELTVAVALSDGVPEHLPALDAAGVTELVVVGAPPPAADAAADWVAELARTWIRPADLDSS from the coding sequence ATGCGAGTGGGGTTGCACGCGCTCGGTATCGGTGACGGTGCTCGTCCAGAGGTGATCCGTACGGTGGCCACAGCCGCGGAGACACACGGCTTCGCAAGGCTTTGGTGCGGCGAGCACGTGGTGCTCGTGGACGCGCCCGCCTCGCGCTACCCCTACTCCGCCGACGGCCGGATCGCCGTGCCCCCGGACGCGGACTGGCTGGACCCGCTGCTTGCCCTGACCTTCGCGGCGGCGGTCACCAGCAGGATCGAGATCGCCTCCGGCGTACTCCTGCTGCCTGAGCACAACCCGGTCCTGGTCGCCAAACAGGCCGCCACACTCGACGTGCTCTCCGCCGGGCGGTTCACCCTCGGGGTCGGGGTCGGCTGGTCGGCCGAGGAATTCGCGGCGCTCGGGGTCCCCTTTGCCAAGCGCGGGCGGCGGGCCGAAGAGTACCTCGCCGCGATGCGCACCCTGTGGGCCGAGGACCCGGCCTCCTTCACAGGGGAGTTCACCCGCTTCGAGGCGATCCGGGTCAATCCGAAGCCGCTGCGCGGCGGCCGGCTCCCGGTCGTGGTCGGCGGCAACAGCGACGCCGCCTTGCGCCGCGCGGCCACGCTCGCCGACGGCTGGTACGGCTTCAACGTTGCGGCGGCCGACGTCCCGGCGCGCATCGCTGTCCTGGCCGATGAGTGCGCCCGCCACGGTCGCCCCTTCGACGAGCTCACGGTCGCCGTAGCGCTGAGCGACGGTGTCCCGGAGCACCTTCCCGCACTCGATGCGGCGGGCGTCACCGAACTCGTCGTCGTCGGCGCGCCGCCGCCCGCTGCCGACGCGGCAGCCGACTGGGTCGCGGAACTCGCCCGGACCTGGATTCGTCCTGCGGACCTGGATTCGTCCTGA
- a CDS encoding ABC transporter permease — protein MSSLSLAVRDSTTMLRRNLLHARRYPSLTLNLLLTPIMLLLLFVYIFGDVMSTGIGGHDADRSVYIAYIVPGLLLMTIGSTTIGTAVSVSNDMTEGIIARFRTMAIHRGSVLIGHVIGSVLQCIASVILVGAVAVAIGFRSTDATALEWLAAFGLLVLFATALTWIAVGMGLISPNAEAASNNAMPLILLPLLSSAFIPTDTMPGWFRPIAEYQPFTPAIETLRGLLLGTEIGINCWLTIAWSLGLTVLGYYWSKAKFNNDPK, from the coding sequence ATGAGCTCCCTGTCCCTCGCCGTGCGCGACTCGACCACCATGCTGCGTCGCAACCTCCTGCACGCCCGCCGCTACCCGTCGCTCACCCTCAACCTGCTGCTCACACCGATCATGCTGCTCCTGCTGTTCGTCTACATCTTCGGCGACGTCATGAGCACCGGCATCGGCGGCCACGACGCCGACCGCTCCGTCTACATCGCCTACATCGTCCCCGGCCTGCTGCTGATGACCATCGGCTCCACCACCATCGGCACCGCCGTCTCCGTCTCCAACGACATGACCGAAGGCATCATCGCCCGCTTCCGCACCATGGCCATCCACCGCGGCTCCGTCCTCATCGGACACGTCATCGGCAGCGTCCTGCAGTGCATCGCCAGCGTCATCCTCGTCGGGGCCGTCGCCGTCGCCATCGGCTTCCGCTCCACCGACGCGACCGCCCTCGAATGGCTCGCCGCGTTCGGACTCCTCGTCCTGTTCGCGACGGCGCTCACCTGGATCGCCGTCGGCATGGGCCTCATCAGCCCCAACGCCGAAGCCGCCAGCAACAACGCCATGCCCCTCATCCTCCTCCCCCTCCTGTCCAGCGCCTTCATCCCCACCGACACCATGCCCGGCTGGTTCCGACCCATCGCCGAGTACCAGCCCTTCACCCCCGCCATCGAAACCCTCCGCGGCCTCCTCCTCGGCACCGAGATCGGCATCAACTGCTGGCTCACCATCGCCTGGAGCCTCGGCCTGACCGTCCTCGGCTACTACTGGTCCAAAGCCAAGTTCAACAACGACCCGAAGTAG
- a CDS encoding ATP-binding cassette domain-containing protein gives MSTSAIAANGLRKSYGDKTVLDGIDLAVPEGTVFALLGPNGAGKTTAVKILSTLLSPDPASGEIRVGGHDLATQAQAVRGAIGVTGQFSAVDGLITGEENMLLMADLHHLPKREGRRVAAELLERFDLVDAASKPASTYSGGMKRRLDIAMTLVGNPRIIFLDEPTTGLDPRARHNMWGIIRELVTDGVTVFLTTQYLDEADELADRIAVLNNGKIAAEGSADELKRLIPGGHIRLRFTDPDAYQNAASAMSGSSRDDEALTLQIPSDGSQRDLRSVLDRLDSAGIEADELTVHTPDLDDVFFALTTTNVPAQPNQPKETVR, from the coding sequence ATGAGCACTTCGGCCATCGCGGCGAACGGGCTGCGCAAGTCGTACGGCGACAAGACCGTCCTGGACGGCATCGACCTCGCCGTCCCCGAAGGAACGGTCTTCGCCCTGCTCGGCCCGAACGGCGCCGGCAAGACCACCGCCGTCAAGATCCTGTCCACCCTCCTCTCCCCCGACCCCGCCTCCGGCGAGATCCGCGTCGGCGGGCACGACCTCGCCACCCAGGCGCAGGCGGTGCGCGGAGCGATCGGTGTCACCGGGCAGTTCTCCGCCGTCGACGGCCTGATCACCGGCGAGGAGAACATGCTCCTCATGGCCGATCTCCACCACCTCCCCAAGCGCGAAGGGCGCCGCGTCGCCGCCGAGTTGCTGGAGCGGTTCGACCTGGTGGACGCCGCATCGAAGCCCGCCTCCACCTACTCGGGCGGCATGAAGCGCCGCCTCGACATCGCCATGACCCTGGTCGGCAACCCCCGGATCATCTTCCTCGACGAGCCGACCACCGGCCTCGACCCCCGCGCCCGCCACAACATGTGGGGCATCATCCGCGAACTCGTCACCGACGGGGTCACCGTCTTCCTCACCACCCAGTACCTCGACGAGGCCGACGAACTCGCCGACCGTATCGCCGTCCTCAACAACGGCAAGATCGCCGCCGAAGGCAGCGCCGACGAACTCAAGCGACTCATCCCCGGCGGACACATCCGGCTCCGCTTCACCGACCCCGACGCCTACCAGAACGCAGCCTCCGCAATGAGCGGCTCCAGCCGCGACGACGAGGCCCTCACCCTGCAGATCCCCAGCGACGGCAGCCAGCGCGACCTGCGCTCCGTCCTCGACCGGCTGGACTCGGCCGGCATCGAGGCGGACGAGCTGACCGTGCACACCCCCGACCTCGACGACGTGTTCTTCGCCCTCACCACCACCAACGTGCCGGCCCAGCCCAACCAGCCCAAGGAGACCGTCCGATGA